GTCGGTGCCGTGGGCGCGGGAGCGCAGTCGGTTGGGCAACTTGTACCCGGCCTCGATAAGCAGGTCTGCCGCGCGGATTTCAGCGCGGCGGGTGCTTTCGGTGGCGATGTCGCGGGCGTTGGGGTTGGCCCCAACCAGATTGCGAATAGTACGAGCCATGTTCGAGCCTCAGACGGTACTCAGCAGTCCATGGCGTTTTCCTCCAAATTGGTGGCGTGAGGAGTCAAAGTAATTTCCCCACCGGTACGCACTGGGCTTATGCCCCGGCGACCCCTGCGGGTCTGGGTGGCGGCTCTTTGGTGGCGACCGCGTCTCCTCTTTTGTTTTGCTTGTCTCGTTGTCTTCTCTTCTCTTCTTTTGTACCAAGACTATCACAGGTTTTGGAACTATGTCAACAGGTTTAGGTAAAAAATATCCAAAACTTGCTATAGTCGTTGGCATCACGGGCGAAGAAGAAGGAGGGAGGGCGCGAATGGTGGACGAGCAGGAGCAGCAGCATGTGCGCAACACAACTGGTCTGGCGTTGGGCCGGGGCAAGCGACCAAAGCTGGGCCACAAGCGCCTTACCGTGAGTTTGAGCCCGCAACAGATCGCCAGACTGGAGAGTCTGGCTGCGGCCTACGGTTGTGAGTACGTGGGCAAACCGTGGGTGGCCGGTTTGCTTCAGAAGATCGGCGACAACGAACTGCTGGTGGTGCCCGCACCGCCCGCGGTTCGTGCGCCTGAAGGCTCGTCGTAGCCACCGCCGCCCGTTCACCGCCTGGTGCCACTGATGCTGCTGGCGTTGCGGGTGCTCTGCCCGTGCCGGTGCTGCTCGCCTGCCGATGCTGGCTGCTGGTGTTGTCTGCGATGTCGTTGGCCGCTGGCGCTGTTGCTGGTGGTGCCGGTGCCTCTGCAGTCGGGTGCGTTGCCGCGTCCGGTGTTTTGTCGAACTTTCGGGGCCGAATCACTATTACCTATAGAAGCGATCGGAGGGAACGGCGATGTCGAGGCGAGTGCGGGGGCTTTTCAAATTGCTTGGCGGTGCGCAATCGGCGGACACCGGCGGCGAAGGGGTGGAGTTTAAGCCGGGCGATCGGGTGATCTGGCACCGCTCGCTCGCGCCGATGCCGTGGGTGGAGCGTGTCCGTGCCGAGGTGGTGCGGGTGACGGATTGCCGGGTGCGCATCCGCTTCACGGTCGAGGGGACCGAAACGGAGGCGGACGGACGGGTGTTGGAGCGCTCGGTTCGGCCTTGCCACCTGGAGAAGGCCGTTGGCGACGGATGAGGTCGGTGGTGGCCGCCGCCGATCGCCGTCGACGCCGTTGCTGCTCGCCTGCCGCTGCCGCGCGTTGCCTCTGTCGCTGTGGTGTCGCTGTTTCGGGATGGGTTTCCCCCTGCGCCCCGGTACCGCCCCCTCCCCCTATGTATACACGTCTACATGTGTACAATTTGACTTTAGAATATGTTCACATGTAGTATCTATTGCATGAAGACGATTGCGATCATTTCCCAAAAAGGCGGTGCGGGGAAGACGACGCTGGCGGTGCACCTGGCGGTGGCGGCCGAGAGGGCGGGTCACCCCGCGGCCGTGGTGGATCTCGACGCGCAGGCATCGGCAACCGGTTGGGGAGACAGCCGTAAAGCGGACGCGCCGGCGGTGGTCAGTGCGCAGGCTTCGCGATTGGAGAAGGTTCTTGTTGCAGCCCAATCGGCGGGTGCGTCTGTGGCGATCATCGACACGGCGCCGCACTCAGAAAGCTCGGCGCTCTCGGCGGCTCGGGCCTCGGAGTTGATCCTCATCCCGTGTCGTCCGGCGATATTGGATTTGCGGGCGATATCTCAGAGCGTGGACTTGGCGAAGTTGGCCGGGGTGAGTGCAGCGGTGGTGATAAACGCGGTGCCGCCGCGCAGCCATCTGGGCCGGGAAGCGGCGGCGGCGGTGTCGGCCTACGGCCTGCCGGTGTCGCCAGTGCAGTTGTGCTCACGGGCAGCGTACATGCACGCTTTGGTGGACGGTTTGACGGCTGGGGAGTACGAGCCGGGTGGCAAGGCAGCCGAAGAGGTAGAGCGTTTGTGGCAATGGCTGAGTGCCCAAATGGGTCTAGCGGCCGGTCTCCGGGGTGTGGCGGTGTAGCCATGTCCTCATGTATACATGCATGAATGTAAAAGTGTGGACGGGCACTCCCGTCGGCCGGCACTCGGCATTTGGCCCGTGCCACTGGCAACAAGTTGGCATGCCATAATGTGCACATGTAGACATGGAGTGCTGTTGACATGCCAGTAAAGCGGTCGAGTTTGTCTGCGGCGCTGCACGAGGCGAGCGGTCGGTCTATCGAGCCCGCTCCGTCCCCTGCCGCCAATCGGCCTGCCGAATCCTCGCCAACAGCGTCTGCACCTGTGCCGCCGAGCCGGGTGGGCAAGAAAGCGATTACCGGGCATTTCGATCCGGCGGTCTCTCGGCAGTTGAAGCAGCTGGCTTTGGATCGGCAGACTTCGGTGCAGGCGTTGATGGCCGAAGCGCTCAACGATCTGTTCGAGAAGCACGGGCGCAGCCCCCTGGCCTGAGCCGGCGGAGGGGTCCGGCGCGGACCCGGGGGCCGCGGCCCCCCGTCGCACCGGCGGGTCTCCCCTCCCTGGGCGGCCCGCTCTTTTGTTCTAGCTAGTGACCAGACTGTCTACTATCCCCTGTGCCTGCAGGAGGGCCGCCCGGGCGGTGCTCAGGCGGGTGGCCAAGCGCCTGAGCCGGTTTCTGCGCTCGATGCCGCGCCTGGCCTCCAGATTTCTGGGGTCGTCGTCCTTGCTCAGGTGGATCACCTTCACCGGGTGCGGTTCCTGGGCTGGGGCGAAGATGGGCTGTCGGCTGGTGAGCTTGTTGTACCAGAAGGTGCGAACGATGGCGTTGCCCTGTCCGTCCCTGCCCGGCCTTTTGACGTTGTAGCGGTGGGCCTCGCAGGCCGGCGGGGCGACGTACACCCCCGGTGGGGCGAACCGTTCGAGTGCGAGCGCGAGGTCCCGGGCTGTGGCCTGCACCCGGTCGAGTCGCCGGTCGAGTCGTGCGGTCGCCGCCCGCTGGTGGCCGCCCCTGGTCATCAGCACCGACTCGCCGCCGTCGCCTGGGTCGACGAGGACGAGGACCTGGTCCTCGTCCTCGTCGTCATCGCTGGCATCGTCACCACCGCCCGGGTGGGTGCGGGCCAGGTCATAGCCATTGCGGAACGGCCTGCCATCGCCCCCAGCGATGAGTGTCCCGTCTCCCACGTCATCGCCCACCTGATCACAGAGGGCCCGGTCGAGTGGAGCACCCATGAGTGTGGCTGCATTCTGAAGGGCCGTCCAGGCAGCCGTAGCGAGCCTGTGTGCGTCGTCGAGCCGGTTGCGCCGCTCGATGCCCGCCCGTGCCACGCGGGTCCGTTCGTCCTGCTCATCGCCCAGGTGGATGACCCGCACCCGGCCGCTGCCCCTGGCCCCGAGGAAGGGCCGTCCGGTGGCCACCAGCCGTAGCCGGGTCCGCCCGCCCCGCCGCTCGCTCACCACCACCGCACCCCTCGGTGCGATGTAGCCTTGCACCTGTGCGAGGGCCTGGTGCAGGGTGGCCACTGCCTGCCCCAGGTCATCGAGCAGCGCGGGCAAGCCGAAGTCTTCGAGTGTCTGAGGAGCGCCGCGCTGGAGGAGCATCGCCACCGCCGCCCCGGTCCGGTCGATGCGCCAGGGAGTGCGATGGCCATCGGCCCCGATCCGCTGCAGGTCGAAGGACGCCCCCATCGGGTAATCGAGAGCCGCCCCACACGCCTGATAGTTCTCGCAGTCCCCCGGTAGAAGCCCCGGTTGCTGCATCATCAGTGCGCAGGAGAATCCCAGGCCGCAGCGGGCCTTCGGTTTGTGCTCCGGGCCGTCCGGGTGCGCGTCGTCGGGTGGGGTCACGGGTGCGCTTTTGTTCTAGCTACTGACAGCATTATTTTACACCCCCAGCCGTGGCGCGGCGGTCGCGGCCCGGTGCTTCCACCGGCCGGCCGTCCTTGCGCGACTCGCCCGGTGTCGAGTAACGCAATAGATGTCACCGGTAACAGATTATTTGTCGCATCCGTTCAAAGCTAAAACGCTTGCGTGGCAATGATTTGAGCGTCTACGGGCTTTGTAGTATGAGGTTTTGAGGTTTAACAGAATCGGTGTCGCAAATTTTGGTGTTGAAATTAACACAATAAATGTCACCGAGGATGTAGTTTGAGGGGAAGCGCTCGGGCGGGAGACCCTTGGTGTTGGAGCAGGAGCCCTCGCAAGCAGAAAAAGCCTTGTCCGGCGACGGTCCGGTACCTGGTGCTGCTCAGAGCATTGCCAGCAGCGCGGATGTGCTGTTGGGTGCCGAGGCCGACTCGGCTCAACCGCAGCCCATCGTGTCACGGGAGTTGAGCGCGGAGGAGCGCGCGCGGCTGGAAGTGGTGCAACAGCTGCTCATAGAAGAGGAAGGCACGACGATGCGGCAGCGGCAGCAGTTGGCGGCTGTGCGGCTGGGCATCGGCGTGCGCAGCGTGCAGCGTCTGGTGGCTCGGTGGTGTGA
This window of the Gloeobacter morelensis MG652769 genome carries:
- the parA gene encoding ParA family partition ATPase; its protein translation is MKTIAIISQKGGAGKTTLAVHLAVAAERAGHPAAVVDLDAQASATGWGDSRKADAPAVVSAQASRLEKVLVAAQSAGASVAIIDTAPHSESSALSAARASELILIPCRPAILDLRAISQSVDLAKLAGVSAAVVINAVPPRSHLGREAAAAVSAYGLPVSPVQLCSRAAYMHALVDGLTAGEYEPGGKAAEEVERLWQWLSAQMGLAAGLRGVAV
- a CDS encoding ribbon-helix-helix domain-containing protein, yielding MPVKRSSLSAALHEASGRSIEPAPSPAANRPAESSPTASAPVPPSRVGKKAITGHFDPAVSRQLKQLALDRQTSVQALMAEALNDLFEKHGRSPLA